From the genome of Natronococcus sp. CG52:
GCCAGATCTCTTGTTCATTTCGGCGAGTAGAATCTATCCGATGTCATATCCATAGTGAGAGGGCAGGGAAGAGTATACACCTCTCGTTACGACTAAATCGGTGATTCTCGTCCAGTTACAGTAGTCAGAAATCAGTCTTTCATATCGTTCCACATATCTAAACACCGCTACTTGATTTAACCAACTTAGTACGAATTTAGCGACTCTCATATCCAGCTACCAACGGCCTCAACTGGGTTCCGGCGAGGTTTCTTCTGTTTCGTCTATTTCGGCAGTCGGTACATCGATCCTGGCCCTTGTTCTAGATAACAGAACAGAGACTATTACAGTAGTACGGACGTATAGATCGCAATAGAAGCAGATATGAGAGCGAAAACTCCAATTGCCACGGTACGTTATCCCATAATGCGTTCATCCATATAGAACACCGTGCTACCAGTAACCGGTTAAAACCGAATGCGGTCCATCAATATCACCACCGAATTTCTCAGCAGTTCAGACGCAGGACATGCCGCTAGTTCGAGTATGCCCAACACATTGCCTAGGGTGAAGACCGAGAGGAGCTTCACTCCTCGTCAATGAGAACGGTTACCGGTCCCTCGAAGTTCAGGATCACCGACTGTGCGACATCACCGAAAATCACCTTGCCGGTCGGCGATCGACGCCGGCCAACGATGAATATATGATCGCAATCATGATCTTCCGCTTCCGTGAGGATATCTTCCGGAAGGTCACCAACGAGTCCGACGGCCTCATAATCAACGTCAATGTCTGCCA
Proteins encoded in this window:
- a CDS encoding universal stress protein, with translation MDDTEASRRLLLRAGLLANGVAAKLVVLNVVDADEYEGEVQRKANQGVKAEDFDDVTDAAKRTAENVASSALADIDVDYEAVGLVGDLPEDILTEAEDHDCDHIFIVGRRRSPTGKVIFGDVAQSVILNFEGPVTVLIDEE